Proteins co-encoded in one Ictalurus punctatus breed USDA103 chromosome 18, Coco_2.0, whole genome shotgun sequence genomic window:
- the jam3b gene encoding junctional adhesion molecule 3B: MALTRLYCLLALLTIQCYVSILAVVLKTANSSPQANEFESIELSCLIESISTTGPRIEWKKIKNGKTSYVYFENKISGDLENRAKIREPATLVILNATRLDTASYRCEVTATGDTKIFDEIVINLSIRVKPVTPRCSVPTSVPVGKSAELTCMEDEGFPKSHYQWFRNKEEIPVDPKSSPKFFNSSYMLNGKTGVLKFNAVRKEDSGHYYCRAKNEAGVAECSPQMMEVYDLNIVAIVLGVLVVVLVLLCIIVGICCAYRRGFFASEKQTGSNYKAPGKAEGVDYIRTDDEGDFKHKSSFVI; the protein is encoded by the exons GCTATGTCAGCATCTTGGCAGTGGTACTGAAAACTGCAAATTCTTCACCACAGGCCAATGAGTTTGAAT CAATTGAGCTGTCCTGTCTGATAGAATCTATCTCCACGACCGGTCCCAGAATTGAATGGAAGAAGATTAAGAATGGGAAAACAAGCTATGtctattttgaaaacaaaatatCAG GTGACTTGGAGAACAGAGCAAAGATTCGCGAGCCTGCAACTTTAGTCATTCTTAATGCAACAAGATTAGACACTGCATCGTACCGCTGTGAGGTCACAGCCACTGGTGACACTAAAATCTTTGATGAGATTGTGATAAACCTCTCGATTAGAG TAAAGCCAGTGACTCCTCGGTGCTCCGTGCCTACGTCTGTGCCGGTGGGGAAGTCAGCTGAGCTGACGTGTATGGAGGATGAGGGCTTCCCCAAGTCCCACTACCAGTGGTTTCGCAACAAAGAGGAGATCCCTGTGGACCCCAAGAGCAGCCCTAAGTTCTTCAACTCGTCCTACATGCTGAACGGGAAAACGGGCGTGCTG AAATTCAATGCAGTAAGGAAAGAGGACTCCGGACATTACTACTGCAGAGCCAAGAATGAGGCAGGAGTCGCCGAGTGCAGCCCGCAGATGATGGAAGTCT ATGACCTGAACATTGTTGCCATCGTTCTGGGTGTGCTGGTGGTAGTGCTGGTGCTGTTGTGCATAATAGTGGGCATCTGCTGTGCGTACAGGAGAGGTTTCTTTGCCAGCGAGAAGCAGACAGGAAGCAA ttaCAAAGCACCAGGAAAGGCTGAGGGAGTGGATTACATCCGAACAGATGATGAG GGCGATTTCAAACACAAATCATCATTCGTCATCTAA